GACGTCCGGTTACGATCGAAGAAATGAGAGCACATGGGTGAAGCTAAATCGGCCTTGGGCATGTTCGCCCACCCTGACGATATCGAGTTTGTCGCAGCAGGCACTTTACTCCTATTGAAGGAGCGTGGCTGGGATATTCATTACATGAATCTGACGGGAGGAGATCTCGGTAGCCTGGAACACGATCGTGATGAGACACGCTGCATTCGCATTCAAGAAGGACAGGATGCGGCAAAACTACTGAGAGCCACATTCCACGATCCCGTGTGCAATGACTTGGAGATTCTGTACGAGCTGGAAACGATTCGGCGCATTACAGCAGTCATTCGCGAGACTGATCCTAGCATTATTCTGACGCACGCTTTGAGCGATTACATGATGGATCATGAAAACACGGCGAAGCTCACTGTATCATCCGCCTTCGTAAAAGGCATGCCCAACTATGAAACCCACCCTCCCGTGGAAGCGGTTTCGACCAACACGACTATCTACCATGCCATGCCTCACGGGCTGCAAACGCCCATGCGTGAAAAGGTGCGGGCTGGACTCTATGTCGATACCGGTTCCGTTCATTCAACCAAGCGCGAAGCATTAGCAGCTCACAAAAGCCAAAAACACTTTCTCGATGCGACCCAAGGCATGGACTCCTACCTGGTTACCATGGATGAACTTTCCAAAGGGGTTGGTAAGTTGTCTGGCCGATATGAACATGCCGAAGGCTGGCGGCGCCATTTGCACTTAGGGTTCAGCACTGAGGAGCAGGATCCATTGGCCGAAGCGTTGAAAGACGTGTGCTGTATAGATGAGGCCTACGAAGCGTCACTTCGCGAACCAAAGTAAACGTTCGTCATGAAAACACACAGGCTAAGATGTCTGTGCTACTTCAGCAAGCTCAGGCGAGTTCATCTTTGCATACACTTTACTTGCCGTAAGCCCTGCAAGAACAAGAGACACAATCAACCCGATAGTTGCTAGAATTAGAATCGGTTTGGGAGTTTTCCGATCACCACTCAGTTCTTTTCGAGTGCCCAGATAGATTAAGGCAGCCGCCAACGCTGGAATGCCCAAAACAGTCAGGGCCTGAGCGAACGTTATAAGTAAAACCGTGCTGCCCTCTTGGACAAGAGAAGCAATCGCAACCATCATCCCAACCAACAATGCCAAAGCAGTTAAGTGGACTGGCCAACGGTCATTCAAACGAGAACCTTTACCCAAAGCGTCTGACATAACGGTACCCCCTATCATGGCATTAACCAGGAAGGAGCTCAATGCACCTGCCAAAATTCCACCGGCAAAAATGTAACGTGCACCCGAACCAAACAGTGGTTCTAACTGACGAGCGACATCGCCCACCGATGCTAGGGTGACTCCGCCAGGCATTCCATAAAAAGTGCGCCAAGCCGTTAAGAGGATGATCACGGTGATAATACCCAGCACTGATATACTCACCATGGAATCCAACATGCCTTTGCGGACATCTCCCATTCCCCAGCCACGTTCTTTTACCAGGTAGGCTTGGTAAAATGCACCTCCGACTGAGAAAGTCGTTCCGATCATACCCAACAGTGGAATCAGGTCAGGACTGCCAGTTGGGCGGACGGGTTCGAAGTCGGGTGGATTAAAAAGCACGAGCAAGAAATTCACCACAAAGGCCGCACACATGAAAGCGATGAGAAACTTCATCAACTTTTCAATGAAGCGATAGAGATCTCGCATTCGATAAAGGATTCCAAGGATGACCGCATTGAAAGCGATCAGGACCACGACCCGAGCGGATGAAGAAAGGGTCTCTTCTGTGATCAATGGTTCTAATCCACCAATTATGGCGATATTGTTGGAAGACTGAAACAGCGCAACCAGAGTGAATAGGATGAGCCCAATCAAAATCGTTACGCCGCGGCCGAGACGAGCTGCCAGTTCATCGCACAAACTGCTTTCATAGACCACACCTAGACGGGCAGACAAAGCCACCATGGCAATCATTAGGATCGCAGCACCAATGATGATCGGTACTCCCACCAATCCAAAACTGGCTCCCACTTTAGAGCTAGTCAGAATAGAGCCGGGGCCCAAGACAACAGCAGCGACAATAAGGGCAGGACCGATGGATTGAAGTAAGCGTTTCATGTGTTTAAACCTAATGCCTTGCGTGGGTTTGTATCAATGAGTTGCTGAATATCAGCATCACTCAACCCGAGTTGTTCTCTTAAATTCCTTCGAAGCCGCGCCATGGTAAGCGTTGATCCTGCCAGATTGGCCGAGCCAGGTCGACGAGCGACACCTTCATCATCCACCTCAACCTCGAAACCAGAGAGTCGATGCAGCCCCGGTCCGAGACGCGCGGCACTGATAGCGTCTGTCACCATGATCGCTCGTTCCACACCCACTAAATCCAAATAATTCTTCAAACTATAAAAGTTGATGTGGTGGCCATCAGGAATGAAACAGATCCACAACTGTTCTCGAAAGTGGAGAAAACGTTGAACCACATTGTCGTGACGAGGCAACTCAACCGGACAACCATTACCGAGATGCGTGACCATACTCAGTCCATTATCGATCGCTCCTTTGAGTTGCTCCAAGCTAGGATTGCAGTGGCCGGCGGAAACCACAATTCCTTCACCCTTGAGGAAACGTGTGGTTTCGAAATACGGATCCATCTCAGGAGCCAAGGTCACCAGGCGAACCAATCCTTTTCCTACGTCCAGCATGCGTTTGGCATCGTCCACGTTAGCCAGTTTCACATACTCAGCATCGTGAGCTCCAATATACCCAGGGGCAGGATTCAAGAACGGTCCTTCCACGTGAATGCCAGCGATCATTTTCTGAGCAAGCGGATCCTTTTCACGTAGATGGACCAGGTTTGCCACTTTCAGCAGCAATCGATCAAGGCTATCGGTTATGATAGTCGCCAAAATAGAATCAAACCCATCGGTCTCGAGCGCCACGCAAGCAGAATGAAGATCTTCCACTGACAGCCCGGGTGAACAAAAGTCAGTCCCGGCATAACCATTCACTTGTATATCAAAAGGGTTCACAGCAATGATGCAGAAGGAGTATCCAGAAACATATGACAATCCGGATGTGTTTGCAAAATAGAAGCCGGAACATCTGGAGAAACCGGACCTTGGATCGCAGCTCTGACCGCTTCTGCTTTCCGCTCATCAGGAACGGTGCAAATGATCGTACGGCTTTTCATGATTTGTTGCACCGACATGGAAATCGCCTGTTTCGGGACTGAATCAAAATCAGGGAACCAGCCTTCCCCCAATTGTTGATTGCGACAAGCCTCGTTTAATTCAACCAGTAGATAGGGCTCGGTTGTTTCAAAGTCCGCGGGAGGATCATTGAAGGCCAAATGTCCATTCTCTCCAATTCCGACGAACGCTACATCAATCGAAGTCTTTGATAACATCTCCCCTACTCTCTGGCACTCATCTTCAGGGTCTGTTTCTCCATCGAGGTAATGAAACTCCTTCAAGGGACAGGGCAGAAGATCCACAAAACGTTCTTTTAAATACTTTCGAAAAGAGGCCGGCTGCTCGATAGACAATCCTATATACTCGTCGAGGTGAAAACCGGTTATGGAGGTCCAATCCAAATGGAGGAGGCGCAGTTGTTCGAGCATTTCAAATTGAGATGCACCTGTAGCCACTATTAAGGCAGCAGAATTGGATTCGGACAGCGCTTCATGAAGCCGCTGAGCACCTGAAGCAACTGCTGCCGCTCCCATTTCCTCTTTTGAACCGAAGACTCGTGTCTTCATTTAGCGGTCACGCGCGACACCATTTTTTCTAATCGCTTGGCATACTCCACCCACAGTTTCCGAGCCTCGCCGGAGTCATCGATATCCTGCCCGGCATGGACGGCCGCCATCATATGCGGTTCGATAGATAGCCAACCTTCGTAATGCGTGTCTTCCAAATCCTGCAAAATCTTTTCCTGGACGTCATCCTCGTCTATATAACAGGCCACGTACTTATCGCCCTCAGGACCTGGTTTTGCCGCCTTGATATGCACATGAGTCACGTGCTCCCAGCAGGCTCGGTAATAATCCCAAGTGACCTCCGTATTATTTTCATGGAGGCTATTGTTGCCTGTATCAAAGATCAGTTGAAATGCAGGACTATCGATCACGTTGACCAATTCAAGGAATCCAGCAGCTGTTTCGCCATAGCCGGCACAGTTTTCGTGCCCAAGAATGACCCCTTCCCCTTCAGCGATTTTGGAAAGCTCACTCAGTCGCCGAATGGTTTCCTGTCTCCAGGAAGCACGACTCAGAGGCGTGTGCCCTGAATTTGGGTACGACATGATCCTGAGGAACTTGCAATTGGCTTCCCGTATTCTCGGAGCGACCCGTCTAAGTTCGGCCACATCGAGCTGAAAATCCGTATTGATGGCTCGTGACCAGTTTCCAATCTGACCGCCAAATCCAACGACTTGGATACCTGATTCCTGGAGTGTTTCAAAAGTATGTTTCCACTCGTCCTCAGATTGATCGCACACATTGGCGCCATCAATCAGGCGTAGCTCAATGGCGGACCAACCTACCTCCTTGAGTGTAGCTATTTGATTGGGGAGAGATTTTTCTGCTTCGTCGGTAAAACCGGTCAATTGAAATGGCATGGTCTTATTAAGACTAGATTTTCGCTAGCATCAACAGGAATTCCGTACTGTATGCAAAAGAGTGGAAGAAGCTATTGAATGTTGCCACCAATAAGATCCGAATATCTCCTTAAATCAGCTCTATGAAAATCCGTATTCTACTCATTACCCTTCTTGTTACCCTGCTGAACTCATCTCTCTACGGTGAGGACAGACCTAACTTCCTCATCCTTATGTTGGATGATGCAGGCTGGACGGACCTTAGTTCCTACGGAAGCCGTATCCAAACGCCCCATATGGATAGTCTAGCGGATGAAGGAATGCGCTTTACCGACTGTCATGCTCCGGCTCCCAATTGTTCACCATCGCGTATAGGCATGCTAACGGGCCGTAGCCCTATTAGAGCCGGGATTTTCAATTACCTAAACCCGGGTACGCCTATGCATCTCCAAGCCGAGGAGGTGACAATCGCCAACTTACTGCAAGATGCTGGTTATGCGACGGGCCATTTTGGGAAATGGCATGTCAGTAAACTTAATTCCGACCAAGCCCAGCCAGAAGATCACGGCTACGATTATTACCTGGGAACCGATAACAATGCAGAGCCTAGCCACTTAAATCCTGAAAACTTTGTCCGGAACGGAATCGAACTAGGAATGATCAAGGGCTACTCCTGCGACATTGTTGCAGACGAGGCGATTGGATGGTTAAGGGCCCACGTATCGGAAAAAGAGAAACGGCCCTTCTTCACTACCGTCTGGTTCCATGAACCGCATGTTAGAATTGCATCTCCCCCCGACCTGGTGAGCGAATATGAGACACGTCATCCGGACATCAATCGCCGTGAAGCCGAATACCTCGCCAATGTAGCAAACGCCGACAGGGCCGTTGGAAGAATCTTGGAGACCCTGGAGCATTTGGAATTGGATGAAGATACCGTAGTTTTCTGCACGTCCGATAACGGGGGGTTGAACACATTTTCGAATGAGGGCTTACGCGGTTTTAAGTCCAATGTCTGGGAAGGTGGTCACCGAGTCCCAGGAATTTTCCGTTGGCCAGGGAAAATAAAAGCCGGCTCAGTATCTCACGACACGATCGGATTTGTGGATCTACTACCCACCTTCTGCGACTTGGCCGGAGTTTCACTTCCCAAGGGTCGACATCTAGATGGGCTCAGTATTAGTAATCACCTTACAGAGGGCGAATTGATAGACAGGGAATACCCGCTATTTTGGTTTTTCTATCGGGTGAATCCTTCGATGTCTTTTCGCCAAGGGGACTGGACACTGATTTCCAATACTACGGACAGTATGCGAAGAAAGACTCACGCGATTTCCAAGGAAGATCTTCCCATTATCAAGTCGGCAGAGCTAAGTGACTTTCAACTGTTTAACCTGAAGGATGACTTGGATCAAACGACCGACGTCAAAGAGAAACATAAGAAGCAATTTGAAAAGATGAAGGCCCAGATGATAAAGGTTCATAAGGAGATTGTTACCGAAGGTGAGCACTGGGACCTACCCGTGCAGAACACTCCGAAAAAGCCGATCGGGAAATAGATTAGAGATCTATTCAAAATAGGACACATTCACAGGTTCAAGAATAGGTCCTAATTCATCACTATCATTTTTCTCTTCGTCCTTGCATCCATTGGCACTAGGTTCCAGGACCGAATACAGGAAGAAGCCAACGCCTCCAAGAAGAACGAGGACGATGAATAAACCCGAGGGAAGGATACGATCAAAATTTTCATCATAAATCCCGAACGCGACACCCAACACAGCCACTACAAGGATAGGCAATAGATAAGCCGGAAGTGGTTTTATATCTTTGTCCTCAAATGGATGGCTCAAAGCTTCTTTCGTAAGCTCATCTTCCTCTCCAGTGACTTCAGTGTCAGTTTCATCAAATTTCTTCAAGCAATCCTGGCAGTACATCCGTTTTCTACCAATGGGAAGGATCATAATGAATCCAAAAAACATGATGAGGTTCCACCAGCTCAGCCGCAGGTAGCGAATTCTGGTTGAATCACAATGGGGGCAATGCTTATCCCCTTTGTCCTCCTCCAATGCCCCTATGATACCAATGGCATCTACAACATGTTCCTCATCAACCAGAATATCGATGCCATGAACGGCATTGGATATCAGCGGATCTACCGCGATTATATAATCATTGGTGAGCTCACAGGGGATGCCGAAGGACTCAAGCATCGAAATCAGCAAGTGAGCTTCCTCAACCGTTTCGACTGTCTGAATGCGTTTCAATATGTGCGGAGTTAATGAGTGGTCCTAGTCTATTCAACCGGCGACTGACTTATTCCTTCGAAAAATCTATTTGATTTACATCCAAAAACTCTCGAATAAGCACACCCAAGTCGTCACGGTTTCGTGCAAAGGCGACACCATAGGGAGTGAGGTCTCGTTCATTAAAGACTTCAGTCTCGGCACCCTTATTAAGCAGGAGTTCAATCATCTCCTTCTGCTCTCGTTAGGCCGCAAGATGGAGGGCTGTATTACCACGCTCAGTCGCGTAGTGGACGTTTGCACCATGGCGGAGCAACAGCTCTACAAAGGAAATATCCCCCGTTTCAATAGACATGGTTAAGGGGTGCTTCATCCAGAGTTTGGTAAATCCAAGAGACTCATAGCGAGCATAGAAACCCGCGCCATTGGCTTTGGCTAAAGATAGGAGCTTGTGGAATTTGTCTCCTAGACTGTTGGGATTAGCTCCCTGCTCCAATAGCTGTTCGGCTACGTCGAAGTGGTTTCTAATGATGGCGAAATTAAGCGGAGAAGAAGGGTGGTCGGCATCTGCCCCCAGTTCTAATAGCCGGCTAACCAATTCGACATGCCCTTGAACCGCCGCGTAACAAAGAGGAGTCAATCCGACGGGGTTTTCAATATCCACAGGTGTTCCTGACGAGACCAGTTTTTCGCACAAAGCAACCACGCCAGATTCTGCGGCAAGGTGAATGACATGCTGATCTCTCAGAACAATCCAGTCCTCACTTTCCGGATCCCGATAATTGTAATCGCGGATAGGGTTAGCTCCGGCATCCAATAGAGCGCAAGCGAGAGCATCGTGTCCTTTCTGAGCAGCTATAAAGATGGGCGTCTGGCCAAGCCGATCTACAAACTCGATGTCATAACCCTGCTTGAGCAGATGAGTAAAAATGTTAACGGCCCCCTGCTTCGCGACCCAAGTGACCATGGTCTCCTCTTCGAATCCCTCGGCCTGGTTTTTCCAATCAGCTACCAATCGTTCGTAGTATTGAAATAACTCCAGATCATCGACCTTTACTACCTCATACAATCCCTTTTCAAACTTGGGCTTTTTTACCTGAAGGAGAAACCATCCGAAACTGGCAAGGCATACAAGAGCTCCCATGAGGATCAAAAGAATATTCAGCAATCCCCCGGAACGGCTGTCAGATATCATTTGAGCGATCACTGTCAAAACACCCGAGGGCGTCGGTCTTATTCATTGCCATATCCTGGAAGTAAATAGCCCAGGCGACGATTCACATCGGAGCGCTCTTCCTTACGCCATTCAGCTGGAAATATCTCAGGATCAATTTCAAATTCATAGCCTTTAAGATCCTTCAGAAGCACTACTGAATTCAGAGTTAGAAACGCTTCCACCTCGTTGTTCGCTTTGGAGAGGACTTCAATGATAACCGGTGAAGGATCCTCAGCTCCTATCAACCCGAGAAACTCAGCTGCGCGGACCCGCACCAAGTTTTCTGAATCATTGGAAGCCATCATCTTCGCTTTATCTGTGAAACTGGCGGCTTCCTCATAAAAGGAACTGCACACAATCAATCCCCAATAACGGCCCCAAGGATCACTCGCATTCAATGCCTTTTCAATTCCGGCCTTCGCTTCATCAAACGAACGCAAACTCAGATCAGCAATATCCACCAAGCCCGAGATTCTCTCGCTGTTCTTTCTCCCGAATTCGACAGGGCTATCAAAGGCTTCTTCCCACAAAACACTTTCAGGAAACATGCTCAGATCGTTGATCGACTTTACCTTGTTGGTCAGGCGTTCACGCATGCTTTTTAAAACGACCGCATACTCGGGGTCATCCGCGAGATTGTTAACTTCATGCGGATCTACTTCCACGTCGTAAAGTGCCTCCGCAGCTCGAGGCTGGAAGAATTGGCTCTGAATATCATTCAATTCACCTGCCTGATACAATTCCCACCACTCCATGTATGCCAGCATACGGTAGCGATACTGATTCCATAACCCATCAAAGTTGAAGGGCTGGTAGTTCCGCTGGTAAGTGTACTTTCCTTTGCGCAGGGTCCGAACCGGATCGTATTTCTCATCCATACGGTCTGCGTAACCAAAGGATTCATCTCGTTCATTCAATTCATCAAAATCGACACCCTTGCCCAAGAACGGAACTCCGTCCATATGTGGAGGCACATTTATTCCAACCAAATTGAGCAAAGTAGGAGCAAAGTCTATAAAGCTAACAAACCCTTTGATCCGTGTGCCCAGCTTTGCATCGACCAAGTGTTTCCAGTTTTTGGGTACGTAAACAACGAGCGGCACGTGAAGCCCACTTTCATAGGCGTATCCTTTTCCGCGAGGAAGCACACCCCCATGATCACCGTAGTAAAAAATAAAAGTGTCATCGAGAACACCATCCTCCTCCAGCATTGCGATGTATTCACCGTGGTAGTCGTCGACTTTTTTGTGGTTATCCAGGTAACGGGCATGCGTATACCGGAAGGTCGGAGTATCAGGAAAATAAGGAGCTAATTTAACCGAGTCAGATGGGGTGTTATTTTTGACGGTGCGCATCTCTTCGGCCAAAAAATGCAAGCTACTCTCATGAGTAAGCGTTGTATTCTGCACATGGAAAAACGGTTGCCCTGGTTTCCGGTTGCGCCAAGTGGCTTTGGCAGATGATTCATCCCACCCCCCTTTATCGATGACATTATAATCCTGCTTTGAATTGTTGGTGGTATAATAACCGGCCTCTTTGAGATACCAGGGATACATACGACCCTTGTCAGGCATGGGCACCATTTTGGACCGACGGTGAAATTGAGCTCCGATACGTGGCCCATAAGCTCCCGTTAGCAAGGTCGTCCGAGCAACTGAACAAACCGGCGCATTTGAGAAAGCATGCTCAAAGACCAAGCCATGTTCAGCCAACTTCTCAATGTGCGGCATTGCGGCACCATTTTCGTCGTAAAGCTTCACATAGTGAACAGAATTATCTTCTGAGGTCAGCCAAACGATGTTGGGGCGATCTGCCGCAGAAAGAGCCAATAAGCCAAATAAGGCAAGGGAAGTGATGATTCGAAGGGTAAGCTTCATAGTATGATTCGAGTAATTTTGCCCTCAATTAGTTAAGTAAGGTTTGAGGAGTGGCAATACCTTTGACCCAGTCAATGCCACCCGCGCTATATCAATCAAACCCGGTCTTGCTGCATGGCGGGCATTGAAATCATATTCTTAGTACAAAAACGGGGTAATTGGATTCCCCAACTTCCCTCATTCCAGGAAGACCCTCGTCTCGAGACAGAGTTTCAGGATAAACTACTAAATGGCTAAAACACCCATCTTGGACTTTGAGTAGAGCGATCTTTTCGAACTACTCATTTTGCCTGAATCCCTGAAAAGCAGGTACGAAGTCGGGCTCGTGGAAACTTCCGTCAAAGGCTAAAGCACCCATCCGTCTACCGCAGACTCTATCGATAGCAGGATAAAGAAACTGTAATTACCCCTTATAATTTCCCATGATTTTTTCGCCGAGTAAGCGGGAATTCAGCGCTGTGAGTACGGGTGCTTTTAAGAATGGCTTCTACGCGCGATGCCTCTTTTGATTTTGAAGCAGCCACGTTTTCTTTTTCTGAAAGGTCCTTGGACAAATCGTAAAGCTCCATTGGCTTATCCATATATTTAACGCCTTTGAAGTTTCCAACCCGAACCGCCTGGATGGGGCCCTCACCTTCGTTGAACTCCCAATAAAGCACCTCATGCTCTTTCTGATCTCCTTGACCGAGCAAGGTAGGCAAATAGGAAATTCCATTAATGGAATTATCTGCGGGCCTTATTCCTGCAAGCTCACAAGCAGTGGGAAGAAAATCCCAAAATGCGGATGGATGGTCCGTCTTACTTCCCGCTTCAATCTTCCCAGGCCAACGAGCCACAAAGGGCACACGGATACCACCCTCATAAAGATCACGCTTTCCACCACGCAAAGGTCCATTGCTGTTAAAGAATCGATCTTTGCGCTCATAAACCGGACCATTATCACTCGTAAAGATGACCAGGGTATTCTTCTCAAGCCCCAGCTCTTCCAAATGGTCCAGGATTCGACCTACGTCGCGGTCCATCCTTGACACCATCCCGGCGTATGCAACGTTGCCGTCTTCATCGTCGCGATAGTGAGCCTTTTTTCGAGGCTCTACCGGCCAGCCTAGCTTCTCATAGGGGTCCTTCGAGTCCTGTGGGACCGTGAGTTCGTAATGCGGCAATGCATAAGCAACATAGAGAAAAAAAGATTCATTTTGATGCTTTTCGATATATCCCAAAGCCTCCTCGGTCACCAGGTCATGAACGTATTTGCCTTCAGTATTCAAATAATCATTACCATCGATGTGAATGACTGATTCATTGCGCCACAAAGAGGGCCAATAATGATGGTGAGCATCGACATGCGTCCGGTAGCCAAAGAAGTAATCAAACCCTTGCCGCGTCGGCATGCCATCGAGGTTAGATTCTGAGAGACCCCACTTCCCGACTATGCCGGTTGCATAACCAGCGCGCTTCATCTCCTTCGCAACGGTTTGATCCTCAGGCGTCAGATCGACCGCTTTGCCACTGACGGTCCACGTGGGATTTCCTCGAATCGTTCCATGTCCGGTATGATACCCAGTCATCAACGTGCCACGCGAAGGCATACAGACCGTGGCTCCAGCATAATGATCAGTGAATACCATGCCCTCATTCGCCATACGGTCGATCTCAGGTGTCAGGATGTGCTTTTGTCCCTGATAGCCTACATCCCCATATCCCAAATCATCAGCGAGGATGAAGATGATGTTGGGTTTGGATTCACCCCACACGATTGGGGCGGAGAATACAGAAAACAGGAGGGTAAGCGTAAGTATAATACGATTCATCGATGGCATAAAAAGATGGGTGCAACTGATAAAACTACATTCGAGTATGCAAATCAATTGGCACCATTCAAAATATTCCTTGTGAGCACAACAGAATCTTGTTTCCCAAGCCGCAATATTAGAAGTAGGCTTTCAGCATACCTTTCAAAAGGATACCGCTTTAATTATTATGAGAAGAAAGATCACGCTTATTGGCGCCGGTTCGGTTGTTTTTGCTAAAAAACTAATCGGTGACATTCTTCAGTTTCCTGAGCTGTCAGACTCAGAGATTTGTTTGATGGATCTAAATGCCCAGCGATTGAAGGTGGCAAAGATCATGACACAAAAGATGGTCGAAGTGCTAAAAGTAGATGCACGGGTGACTGCTACCACCGACCGAACGGATGCCATTCGCGGCGCACATTACGTTATTTGTACCATCCAGATGGGTGGATACGAACCCTCAACAGTCGTCGACTTTGAAATCCCCGCGAAATATGGCCTCCTTCAAACGATCGGCGATACACTGGGCGTCGGTGGAGTATTCCGAGCCCTGCGAACCATTCCACCGATTCTAGATATTTCCCGTGACATCGCTGACGTGGCTCACCCGGATTGCCTCCTGCTGAACTACAGCAATCCCATGGCTATGAATTGCTGGGCGCTCGACCGCGCTACAGGTATTCCGCACGTCGGTCTCTGCCATTCAGTTCAACACACGTCCCAGGCCCTGGCCAGTTATACCGGGCTGAACTACGACGACGTCACATACAAAGTGGCTGGTATCAATCACATGGCTTTCTTCCTGGAGTTTAATTACAAAGGACAGGATGCCTACCCTCTGCTTTTTAAGGCACTGGAAGATCCTGCTGCCGTAGTCCAGGACAAGGTGCGCTTTGAAATGATGCGACGCCTCGGATACTTCGTCACCGAATCCAGTGAACACCAAAGCGAGTACGTGCCGTATTTCATTCACCATGGAGAAAAGGTCATCGACGAGTTTCTCATCCCTATCGATGAATATCGTCGTCGCTGTGAAGCCATCATCGCTACCTGGAAGCAGGAAGAAAAAGAACTGCTGGGAGAGGTCGAAGGAAAGGACTTCGAGGTCGCTCCTCAGTCCCAAGAATACGGGGCCTATATCATTCATGCACGGGAATCCAACGACCCGACCACTATCTATGGGAATGTGCCCAACCGTGACTTGATCACCAACCTCCCGGATGGATGTTGCGTCGAGGTTCCGATTGTAGTGGACGACAAAGGACTCCACCCAGAATCGATTGGCAAGCTACCACCGCAACTCGCTGCTATCTGCAGAACGAATGTCAACGTGCAAGACCTCACCGTCGAAGCTGCGTTGACCAAGCAACGCAAATACATTTACCAAGCGGTTATGATAGATCCCCACACATCTGCCACACTCACTCTCGATAAGATCTGGGCGATGTGTGACGAGCTGATCGAAGCGCATCAGAAAGATGGATACATGGGAAAATTCGCACCGGTGATTAAAAACACAGGACGTGCCTATAAAGGCACGGGAGATCGAGCGACCGTGTTTCTGGATTCCGGCGATGCATTCTCATTCAATGCAGGCTCCGAAAATGTTCTTAACCTACACATAGATAACCCGGGAACAGAAGCACTGGATACCCAGATCGAATTTACCTCCTCAATCAATGGAGTCGTTGTGAAACCGATAGAAGTCCGTGTTGAACCGAACTCAAAAGCCCTATTCCCCATCTCCGTTTCCCTAGAGACAACGATCGACCAAACAATCGAGATCGATCCAAAAACGGACGCCCTAAATCTTCTCTGTCGCGGTGTCTCGTTGAGTCCAAGAAATGTATTGGATAAAGATGAATCGGGCAGATCTAAATTTGAGCTTCAACTGGGCGGTGAGCTCGCTGCATTCGGAACGATAACACGCGATAACGAAAACCTGTGTCTGGAAATCACCGTCAACGACTCTGATATCCAACCAGCTCAGAGCAGTGTCATAGGTATTATGGCAGGATCTGCAATCGAACTCCGCATAGCAGCCCATGAGCAATCTGAGATAAAAACCATCAACATCCTCCCTGGCAAAAAGGGCGACGAATCTTCAGCCGGTTTTTTCAACACCCTGGACAAAGCTCTCGGATGCGGACACATTACTCAAAAGACGAGTCCGCTTAGCTATAAAATTGAAGCCATCCTCCCTCTAGCTGAATTGAGTCTGCAA
This genomic stretch from Opitutia bacterium ISCC 52 harbors:
- a CDS encoding alpha-glucosidase/alpha-galactosidase — encoded protein: MRRKITLIGAGSVVFAKKLIGDILQFPELSDSEICLMDLNAQRLKVAKIMTQKMVEVLKVDARVTATTDRTDAIRGAHYVICTIQMGGYEPSTVVDFEIPAKYGLLQTIGDTLGVGGVFRALRTIPPILDISRDIADVAHPDCLLLNYSNPMAMNCWALDRATGIPHVGLCHSVQHTSQALASYTGLNYDDVTYKVAGINHMAFFLEFNYKGQDAYPLLFKALEDPAAVVQDKVRFEMMRRLGYFVTESSEHQSEYVPYFIHHGEKVIDEFLIPIDEYRRRCEAIIATWKQEEKELLGEVEGKDFEVAPQSQEYGAYIIHARESNDPTTIYGNVPNRDLITNLPDGCCVEVPIVVDDKGLHPESIGKLPPQLAAICRTNVNVQDLTVEAALTKQRKYIYQAVMIDPHTSATLTLDKIWAMCDELIEAHQKDGYMGKFAPVIKNTGRAYKGTGDRATVFLDSGDAFSFNAGSENVLNLHIDNPGTEALDTQIEFTSSINGVVVKPIEVRVEPNSKALFPISVSLETTIDQTIEIDPKTDALNLLCRGVSLSPRNVLDKDESGRSKFELQLGGELAAFGTITRDNENLCLEITVNDSDIQPAQSSVIGIMAGSAIELRIAAHEQSEIKTINILPGKKGDESSAGFFNTLDKALGCGHITQKTSPLSYKIEAILPLAELSLQADSEEALIEIRILLNALGDAHSGGATCLTGQPGRRSHLPYFFKIYFPNS